In Methanothermococcus thermolithotrophicus DSM 2095, one DNA window encodes the following:
- a CDS encoding TIGR02556 family CRISPR-associated protein: MLSNVAQIGNYVIKNEEKDLNNPLSILVENPNVKGNYKDILKITFDYNTLEYLGVYIDEFDKGKILKLMYKAGASNGADFSPTSKITEPEKTLKKKIIKAVSETRKYKDYKESHLLKKLEKSLKDNEDKILKDIIDKKGKDGTILTITFRDGENEYFVGDIQEFRNYFIYKATMDYYYIKTGNINSKSSGVCSICNEENEEVYGLFRKFGFYTVDKIGNVSGFNPNEAWKTFPICLKCALAVEEGKKYLDENLRGRFYGTEFYMIPKVLFDKDMERILNRYNDLVKNVGINKDYSRNEKHLLRFLKNRDIYCYTTFMFFNEGNDFKVLQMIEDVLPSRFSILYNAMEKTENMPVFKSYKINADLKRLNKDQREYPTSIFKNSEDLEGLKFLFGYIKEFVDNEVFLKLMNSVFSNEKIDYHYLINQFISKIRREFTNNKSISLSAYKSFMVIYFLINTNLLNTNLKPRGEIITEKSTYDYSEIDKFFEDYGEFFNSEDKKTVFLTGVLVNKLLNLQYQKRQSKPFLAKLHGLKLDKSKVENIFKEATQKLMEYGQEDNINYYSRLKEETARRFIESGGNWNLSNNEISYIFSLGISMSSVFDNLHKNNNEGEENEQY; encoded by the coding sequence ATGTTATCAAATGTAGCACAAATTGGAAACTATGTAATAAAAAATGAAGAAAAAGATTTAAACAATCCATTATCAATATTGGTTGAAAATCCAAATGTGAAAGGAAATTATAAGGATATATTGAAAATAACTTTTGATTATAATACGTTGGAGTATTTAGGAGTGTATATTGATGAATTTGATAAGGGCAAAATATTAAAATTAATGTATAAAGCAGGGGCTTCCAACGGTGCTGATTTTTCACCAACTTCAAAAATTACAGAACCTGAAAAAACGCTGAAAAAAAAGATAATCAAGGCAGTATCTGAAACAAGAAAATATAAAGATTATAAAGAATCTCATTTACTTAAAAAATTGGAAAAATCCCTAAAAGATAACGAGGATAAAATTTTAAAAGATATCATCGACAAAAAGGGAAAGGATGGCACAATACTCACCATAACATTTAGAGATGGTGAAAATGAATATTTTGTCGGAGATATTCAGGAGTTCAGAAATTATTTCATATACAAAGCTACCATGGATTATTATTATATAAAAACTGGAAACATAAATTCAAAGAGCTCCGGCGTATGTTCAATATGTAATGAAGAAAATGAAGAAGTATATGGTCTGTTTAGAAAATTTGGGTTTTACACAGTGGATAAAATTGGAAATGTAAGTGGATTTAATCCAAATGAAGCATGGAAAACCTTTCCAATATGTTTAAAATGTGCATTGGCTGTTGAAGAGGGGAAAAAATATTTGGATGAAAATTTAAGGGGCAGATTTTACGGAACAGAATTTTATATGATTCCAAAGGTCTTATTTGACAAAGACATGGAGCGAATCCTAAATAGGTATAATGACTTAGTAAAAAATGTGGGAATCAACAAGGATTATTCTAGAAATGAAAAACATTTGCTGAGATTTCTAAAAAACAGGGATATTTACTGCTACACTACATTCATGTTCTTCAACGAAGGTAATGATTTCAAAGTTCTTCAAATGATTGAGGATGTTCTTCCTTCAAGGTTCAGTATATTATACAACGCCATGGAAAAAACTGAAAACATGCCAGTATTCAAAAGCTATAAAATAAATGCGGATTTAAAAAGGCTAAATAAAGATCAGCGGGAGTATCCAACTTCAATATTCAAAAATAGTGAGGATTTAGAGGGGTTGAAGTTTTTATTTGGATATATTAAGGAATTTGTTGATAACGAAGTATTTTTAAAACTTATGAACAGCGTATTTTCAAATGAAAAAATTGATTATCATTACCTAATTAACCAATTTATCTCAAAAATACGGCGAGAATTCACAAATAACAAATCTATCAGTTTATCCGCATACAAATCATTTATGGTTATTTACTTCCTAATTAACACAAATCTACTCAATACTAACCTAAAACCGAGGGGTGAAATCATCACAGAAAAATCCACATATGATTACAGTGAAATAGATAAGTTTTTTGAAGATTATGGGGAGTTTTTCAACAGTGAGGATAAAAAAACAGTGTTTTTAACTGGTGTGTTGGTTAATAAACTTTTAAACCTTCAATATCAAAAACGACAGTCAAAACCGTTTTTAGCGAAACTTCATGGTTTAAAATTGGATAAATCCAAAGTTGAAAATATATTCAAAGAGGCAACTCAAAAATTAATGGAATATGGGCAGGAGGATAATATAAATTATTATTCCCGCCTAAAAGAAGAAACTGCACGCAGATTTATAGAATCTGGTGGCAATTGGAATTTATCAAACAATGAAATATCTTATATATTTTCATTGGGCATTTCCATGAGCTCCGTTTTTGACAACCTACACAAAAACAATAATGAGGGGGAGGAAAATGAGCAATACTGA
- the cas1 gene encoding CRISPR-associated endonuclease Cas1 has product MDLLLKTNGFFLSKKEDRFHVELEKDGKIIKTDIPASKIERIILSNNGTITTGAVSLAIENNIPIIFLKWEEPTGMIWHCRIGKTAKTRRSQLKFSESIEGIRFASNWIKRKMENQIGYLKDLKKNHNHKGDFDTIIKNIDNCMEELTQYTNNIDDKLPHREIKDTIIGIEGIASKYYFEGINHALPKNYKFKERSRRPAKDRFNALLNYGYGMLYPMVEKCLIIAGLDPYVGFIHADNYNKTTLVYDVIEMYRAHIDRGVVNFINSKKVKDNHFDTLENGISLSDNGKGEFAPYIKDNVFGKEFYFKNKKYLLPDFIQKECYEIAKSIRGKIL; this is encoded by the coding sequence ATGGATTTACTTTTAAAAACTAATGGATTTTTTCTATCTAAAAAAGAAGATAGATTCCACGTGGAACTGGAAAAAGATGGTAAAATCATAAAAACAGATATACCTGCAAGCAAAATAGAAAGAATAATCCTTTCAAACAATGGAACAATCACTACGGGGGCGGTATCTCTCGCTATTGAAAATAACATTCCAATAATATTTTTAAAATGGGAAGAACCAACAGGTATGATTTGGCATTGTAGAATTGGAAAAACTGCTAAAACTCGAAGAAGTCAGCTAAAATTTAGTGAATCCATTGAAGGCATAAGGTTTGCATCGAATTGGATTAAAAGAAAGATGGAAAACCAAATAGGCTATTTAAAAGACTTAAAAAAGAATCATAACCATAAGGGGGATTTTGATACAATAATAAAAAACATTGATAACTGTATGGAGGAGCTCACCCAATACACAAACAATATTGATGATAAATTACCCCATAGGGAAATAAAAGATACAATAATTGGGATAGAAGGAATTGCTTCAAAATACTACTTTGAAGGTATAAATCATGCCCTACCTAAGAATTATAAATTCAAAGAAAGAAGTAGAAGACCTGCAAAAGATAGGTTTAATGCCCTTCTAAATTATGGATACGGAATGCTTTATCCAATGGTTGAAAAATGCCTTATTATTGCAGGTTTAGACCCATATGTTGGTTTTATACATGCCGATAATTATAATAAAACCACGTTGGTTTATGATGTAATTGAAATGTATAGAGCTCATATCGATAGGGGAGTTGTGAATTTTATAAACTCTAAAAAAGTTAAGGATAATCATTTTGATACTTTGGAAAACGGGATTTCATTATCTGATAATGGAAAGGGGGAATTTGCACCATATATAAAAGATAATGTATTTGGAAAGGAGTTTTATTTTAAGAATAAAAAATATTTATTGCCTGATTTTATACAAAAGGAATGTTATGAGATTGCCAAATCAATAAGGGGGAAGATTTTATGA
- the cas2 gene encoding CRISPR-associated endonuclease Cas2: MIYVIYDISDNKIRKKISDKCLNYGLYRIQKSVFAGSLNNNRVDELRVFCENILKNGGENDKIYIIPVCKKCFGSLICVGEEFDKDLITDNKNTLVL, translated from the coding sequence ATGATTTATGTGATTTATGACATTAGTGATAATAAAATAAGGAAAAAAATATCGGATAAATGCTTAAATTATGGACTTTATAGGATTCAAAAGTCGGTTTTTGCAGGAAGTTTAAATAACAATAGAGTGGATGAGCTCAGGGTTTTTTGTGAAAATATTCTTAAGAATGGTGGTGAGAACGATAAAATATACATCATACCAGTATGCAAAAAATGTTTTGGAAGTTTGATATGTGTGGGGGAAGAATTTGATAAAGATTTAATCACCGATAATAAAAATACGCTGGTGCTTTAA
- the cas4 gene encoding CRISPR-associated protein Cas4, whose amino-acid sequence MSDEEMITVSDVVEYMYCPRFVYFERVLGIPQHEEKREKVVIGRNIHELREKINKGYIRKSINAKSKYIDVYLSSKKYRIVGVVDEIVELGDGSYSPLDYKFAEFKNKLFKTHKYQSVLYGLLIKDNFDVDVKKGYVVYVRSGNLVKEIEFKKKDFDDAIIFVDLIFDIIENEEFPDGIKVNKRKCIDCCYRNVCCK is encoded by the coding sequence ATGAGCGATGAAGAGATGATAACAGTTTCCGATGTTGTGGAGTATATGTATTGCCCGAGATTTGTTTATTTTGAGAGAGTTTTAGGCATTCCACAGCATGAAGAAAAAAGGGAAAAAGTTGTTATTGGTAGGAACATTCATGAATTAAGGGAGAAAATAAACAAAGGATACATTAGAAAAAGTATAAATGCAAAATCAAAATACATTGATGTTTATTTGTCATCTAAAAAGTATAGAATTGTTGGGGTAGTGGATGAGATTGTAGAGCTCGGGGATGGTAGTTATTCACCACTTGATTATAAGTTCGCCGAGTTTAAGAATAAGTTGTTTAAGACTCATAAGTATCAATCGGTGCTTTATGGGTTGTTAATTAAGGATAATTTTGATGTGGATGTTAAAAAGGGCTATGTGGTTTATGTTAGAAGCGGGAATTTAGTTAAGGAAATAGAATTTAAGAAAAAAGATTTTGATGATGCTATTATATTTGTTGATTTGATATTTGATATAATTGAAAATGAGGAATTTCCTGATGGCATTAAAGTAAATAAAAGAAAATGTATTGATTGCTGTTATAGGAATGTGTGTTGTAAGTGA
- a CDS encoding tyrosine-type recombinase/integrase yields the protein MKTWDWTHNTTNQTNTQKTTGTWDKGLNYETTYKMLKSELDELRRKPFLYKKQKKKYAYLLTFLLQLRNGCRIWEAITGMITLCINLDEINWNDRVIVKVRTQKRKDGELRDLILPKCVNKNDIELVKEEFIKIMEEVSSSETIEEKKKTRLKIVNRLGTWLSKNYGINSHSFRYAYITYLGEQGIPSQVLAKITKHQNINYIEKYTQSKLGSEILKNLGNVE from the coding sequence ATGAAAACCTGGGACTGGACCCACAACACCACAAACCAAACAAACACACAAAAAACAACAGGAACATGGGACAAAGGACTAAACTACGAAACAACCTACAAAATGCTGAAAAGTGAATTAGACGAGCTCCGGCGCAAACCATTCCTATACAAAAAACAAAAGAAAAAATACGCCTACCTATTAACCTTTCTACTACAATTACGGAACGGATGCAGAATATGGGAGGCAATCACAGGAATGATAACCCTATGCATAAATTTAGACGAAATCAACTGGAACGATAGAGTAATTGTTAAAGTAAGAACACAAAAAAGAAAAGACGGAGAACTAAGAGACCTAATCCTACCAAAATGCGTAAATAAAAACGATATCGAACTCGTAAAAGAAGAATTTATAAAAATCATGGAAGAAGTTTCGAGCTCAGAAACAATAGAAGAAAAGAAAAAAACCAGATTAAAAATCGTAAACAGACTAGGAACATGGCTATCAAAAAATTACGGTATAAACTCACACTCATTTAGATATGCGTATATTACATACCTTGGAGAACAGGGCATTCCTTCTCAGGTTCTAGCAAAAATAACAAAACACCAAAATATCAATTATATTGAAAAATATACACAATCAAAACTCGGAAGTGAAATTTTAAAGAATTTAGGAAATGTGGAATGA
- a CDS encoding substrate-binding domain-containing protein, whose product MKDELVVYSCGGPTEALQKVNHVFEKMYDCRVRFTGKSSPILKDELLNGAYADVFLPRGVMYSKLLSKSGLIEDGYNVYQFTQWVIATQLGNPKNINGLEDLLRDYVIVYTSSKATISEIIALPYIGDLIKRIYDRSAKDFDCYRKMLKSVVNGDCDAVIVEKRCTTLKGIDGNIDIIEIPAKYVERETGFFTIGVMENSENKDLAYRYKEFVLSYTGQKILEKNGFIPINSKKGREILYECYPEHASITPIKSNCNI is encoded by the coding sequence ATGAAAGATGAATTGGTAGTATATAGTTGTGGGGGTCCAACTGAGGCACTTCAGAAGGTAAATCATGTTTTTGAGAAAATGTATGATTGTAGGGTAAGATTTACTGGAAAGTCGTCCCCAATTTTAAAAGATGAATTATTAAATGGAGCTTATGCTGATGTTTTTCTTCCAAGGGGTGTTATGTATTCTAAACTATTATCTAAGAGTGGATTAATAGAAGATGGGTATAATGTTTATCAATTTACTCAGTGGGTTATAGCAACACAGCTGGGGAATCCTAAGAATATAAATGGATTGGAGGATTTATTAAGAGATTATGTTATTGTATATACTTCTTCAAAAGCTACAATATCAGAAATCATTGCTTTACCGTATATTGGGGATTTAATTAAAAGAATATATGATAGGAGCGCTAAGGATTTTGATTGTTATAGAAAAATGTTAAAATCTGTTGTTAATGGGGATTGTGATGCTGTTATTGTAGAAAAAAGATGCACGACTTTGAAGGGTATTGATGGGAACATTGATATTATTGAAATTCCTGCTAAATATGTGGAAAGAGAAACAGGATTTTTCACTATTGGAGTTATGGAAAACTCAGAAAATAAGGACTTGGCTTATAGGTATAAAGAATTTGTATTGTCATATACTGGACAGAAAATTTTAGAAAAAAATGGTTTTATACCAATCAACTCTAAAAAAGGAAGGGAAATATTGTATGAATGCTATCCTGAGCATGCAAGTATTACTCCAATAAAATCAAATTGTAATATTTAA
- a CDS encoding glycine betaine ABC transporter substrate-binding protein — MKKILALVMGAILVITVLCGCTTQKEETTTIVIGSKPFNEQYIVAHMMAILLEENGYKAEVKEGLGGTMINYEALKKGQIHAYVEYTGTAYNEILKLDPPKEWNPDYIYDKSAEEMLKKDNIITVAKLGFRDDYAIAVKKDLAEKHNLKKLSDLAPYAPDMTLGTDIEFATRPDGLPRIKEVYGFTFGNVKQMEPTLMYEAIKNDEVDSISAYTTDSRVDLFNLKILEDDKGALPPYDAIIIMNKDFTDKHPDVVNVLKKLNGVLDTDTMRALNYQYDVEKKDADKIAREFLTKKGLIK, encoded by the coding sequence ATGAAAAAGATATTGGCATTAGTTATGGGCGCCATACTTGTTATTACGGTGCTTTGTGGATGCACGACACAAAAAGAAGAAACTACCACAATTGTCATTGGTTCTAAACCTTTCAACGAGCAATATATTGTAGCCCATATGATGGCAATCCTCCTTGAAGAAAATGGTTATAAAGCCGAAGTGAAAGAAGGGCTTGGAGGAACGATGATTAACTATGAAGCCCTTAAAAAAGGTCAAATACATGCTTATGTAGAATATACCGGAACAGCATATAATGAAATTCTAAAATTAGACCCCCCAAAAGAATGGAATCCAGATTACATATACGATAAAAGTGCTGAGGAAATGTTAAAGAAAGATAATATTATAACAGTTGCAAAACTTGGATTTAGAGACGATTATGCCATAGCAGTTAAAAAAGATCTTGCTGAAAAACATAACTTAAAAAAATTAAGTGATTTGGCACCTTACGCTCCAGATATGACACTTGGAACAGATATAGAGTTTGCCACAAGACCAGATGGATTACCAAGAATAAAAGAAGTTTATGGCTTCACATTTGGAAATGTAAAACAGATGGAACCAACACTTATGTATGAAGCAATAAAAAATGATGAGGTAGATTCAATCTCAGCATATACAACAGATTCAAGAGTTGATCTGTTTAACTTAAAGATTCTCGAAGATGATAAAGGAGCACTACCACCTTACGATGCCATAATCATAATGAACAAGGACTTCACTGACAAACATCCAGATGTTGTGAATGTTCTTAAAAAACTCAATGGCGTGTTAGATACAGACACAATGAGAGCATTAAACTACCAATACGATGTTGAGAAAAAAGATGCAGATAAAATAGCAAGAGAATTTTTAACAAAAAAAGGATTAATTAAATAA
- a CDS encoding ABC transporter ATP-binding protein, translating to MLLDDIDSIALNNVTKHYGKFTAVDNVSLEIFGGELIILIGPSGSGKTTILKMINRIVEPDEGQVFINRQNVKDFDEVKLRRSIGYVIQQIGLFPHMTVKENISLLLKLEKYSKEEIENRVNKVLDLVALPEKFADRYPHQLSGGQQQRVGLARALALDPPLLLMDEPFGALDPILRKQLQDEFLKIKKSLKKTIVFVTHDIEEAFKLGDRIAVINNGKIIQVGYPEELLLNPANEFVEKLVDADKKFKHLNTLKVKDVMIDIDPYLIEINNVNDMEKDTIIKIMNKRGIELAVIVNNGVLLGILEFKNFFKFNDITNSIDKPLVFSPNDFLASVLSEMKAKKASFGIVINEKNERPAGILLANDILLKLL from the coding sequence ATGCTACTTGATGATATAGATAGCATAGCACTTAACAATGTTACAAAACACTATGGAAAATTTACAGCAGTTGATAATGTTAGCCTTGAAATTTTTGGTGGAGAGCTCATAATTTTAATCGGTCCAAGTGGCTCAGGAAAAACAACTATTCTTAAAATGATAAATAGGATTGTAGAGCCGGATGAAGGTCAAGTATTTATAAACAGACAGAATGTAAAAGATTTTGATGAGGTTAAACTTAGAAGAAGCATAGGATATGTAATACAACAGATTGGATTATTCCCCCACATGACTGTCAAAGAAAACATATCACTTCTTTTAAAGTTAGAAAAATACAGTAAAGAAGAAATTGAAAATAGAGTCAATAAAGTATTGGATTTGGTAGCTTTGCCAGAGAAATTTGCAGATAGATATCCTCATCAGTTAAGCGGAGGGCAGCAGCAACGAGTTGGATTAGCAAGAGCTCTTGCTTTGGACCCCCCTCTTTTACTTATGGATGAACCTTTTGGAGCATTGGACCCAATTCTGAGAAAACAGTTGCAGGACGAGTTCTTAAAAATTAAAAAATCCTTAAAAAAGACCATAGTTTTTGTAACGCATGATATTGAAGAGGCATTCAAACTTGGGGACAGAATTGCTGTAATAAATAATGGAAAAATAATTCAAGTTGGATATCCAGAGGAGCTCCTATTAAATCCAGCTAATGAATTTGTTGAAAAGCTTGTGGATGCAGATAAGAAGTTTAAGCATCTTAACACACTGAAAGTTAAAGATGTAATGATTGACATTGACCCATATCTTATTGAGATTAACAATGTAAATGATATGGAAAAGGATACAATAATAAAAATTATGAACAAGAGAGGCATAGAACTTGCCGTTATTGTGAATAATGGAGTATTACTCGGTATTTTAGAGTTTAAAAATTTTTTCAAGTTCAATGACATTACTAATTCTATTGACAAACCATTGGTATTCTCCCCTAATGATTTCCTTGCTTCTGTTTTATCAGAGATGAAAGCTAAAAAGGCATCTTTTGGAATTGTTATCAATGAAAAAAATGAAAGACCTGCGGGAATACTATTAGCCAATGATATTCTTTTGAAGTTGTTATGA
- a CDS encoding ABC transporter permease → MDIFVIWETQNLTLRTIEHLRMFGISLILSILIGITVGFCLYRHQKLATITLNVLNIIEVIPTLALLVLFIPILGIGEEPTIAASVLYSILPIARNTYVGLITVDKSYIDVAEAMGMRERDILLKIRFPLSLPLIAAGVRIAVVFTMGVITLGGIIAAGGLGAPIQTGIHMYDKDIILVAGLWVGILALILDGFAAVLEKYLRGRYHGAD, encoded by the coding sequence ATGGATATTTTTGTGATTTGGGAAACCCAAAATCTAACTTTAAGAACTATTGAACATTTAAGGATGTTTGGGATATCGTTAATTCTTTCAATATTAATTGGCATAACAGTTGGTTTTTGTTTGTATAGACACCAAAAACTTGCAACAATTACACTGAATGTATTAAATATAATTGAGGTAATTCCAACCCTCGCTCTACTTGTCTTATTTATCCCAATTTTAGGAATAGGTGAAGAGCCAACTATTGCCGCATCTGTTCTCTACTCAATACTTCCAATTGCAAGAAACACTTATGTAGGACTTATAACTGTTGATAAAAGTTATATAGATGTAGCAGAGGCTATGGGTATGAGGGAGAGAGATATATTATTAAAAATAAGGTTCCCACTCTCCCTTCCACTTATAGCAGCAGGTGTTAGGATAGCCGTTGTATTTACAATGGGAGTTATCACATTAGGAGGAATTATAGCCGCAGGTGGTTTAGGAGCTCCGATACAAACTGGAATACATATGTATGATAAGGATATTATTCTTGTAGCTGGTTTATGGGTTGGTATTTTGGCTTTAATTCTTGATGGATTTGCGGCAGTTTTGGAAAAATATTTAAGGGGGCGCTATCATGGTGCCGATTGA
- a CDS encoding ABC transporter permease: MVPIEKILSAFGEHVILTYASLFISITVGIFLAVISLKSEKLAPLIIGFANLVQAIPSFAVVAITVPLLGIGFTPAIFAIFLRALLPIVKNTYVGLSEVDNSIIDAANGIGLTEWEVIKYVRFPHAYPAMFAGIKFAAVLANSIAILTAIIGSGGLGTLVFEGLASFNMEKVLYGSIPAIILAILIDLSFSFVEKKIK; encoded by the coding sequence ATGGTGCCGATTGAAAAAATATTATCTGCATTTGGGGAACATGTAATTTTGACTTATGCGTCTTTATTTATTAGCATAACCGTTGGAATATTCTTAGCAGTAATTTCATTAAAGAGTGAAAAGTTAGCACCCCTTATAATAGGATTTGCAAACCTTGTTCAAGCAATTCCAAGCTTTGCAGTTGTTGCTATCACTGTTCCACTTTTAGGAATCGGATTTACTCCTGCAATATTTGCAATATTTCTAAGAGCTCTGCTACCAATAGTTAAAAACACTTATGTGGGACTTAGTGAGGTTGATAATTCTATAATTGATGCTGCAAACGGTATAGGACTTACGGAATGGGAAGTAATAAAGTATGTGAGATTCCCGCATGCTTATCCTGCAATGTTTGCAGGCATTAAATTTGCAGCAGTCTTAGCTAACTCAATAGCAATCCTTACAGCAATAATTGGTTCTGGCGGGTTAGGAACGCTTGTATTTGAAGGTCTAGCAAGTTTTAACATGGAAAAGGTTTTATATGGTTCAATACCTGCGATAATATTAGCCATATTAATTGATTTAAGCTTTTCATTCGTGGAAAAAAAAATTAAATAA
- a CDS encoding ABC transporter permease, whose translation MGIGGISLLVAGIGIGKLMSTIERTKEIRVMKSIGASKKDIMILFLYGALILGIIEVDWRIF comes from the coding sequence ATGGGAATAGGTGGAATATCTTTATTAGTTGCAGGAATAGGCATTGGAAAGCTTATGAGCACAATTGAAAGAACAAAAGAAATCAGAGTTATGAAGAGTATTGGAGCTTCAAAAAAGGATATTATGATACTATTCCTTTATGGGGCATTGATACTTGGTATTATAGAAGTTGATTGGCGCATTTTTTAG
- a CDS encoding ABC transporter permease: MIGAFFSLEIGYLIVNYLLKASLTLEYLIYVILGVLFGMGTSLISALYPAYKASKLDPIKALSLLLTVCNTIKNCSCL; this comes from the coding sequence TTGATTGGCGCATTTTTTAGTTTGGAAATTGGATACCTCATTGTGAATTATCTATTAAAAGCATCTTTAACATTGGAATATCTAATTTATGTAATATTAGGTGTCTTATTTGGAATGGGAACTTCTTTAATCTCTGCACTTTATCCAGCATATAAGGCATCTAAATTAGACCCAATAAAAGCACTTAGTTTACTATTAACTGTATGCAATACTATCAAAAACTGTTCATGTTTGTAA
- a CDS encoding Rossmann-like domain-containing protein: MIDLKGELKKLVEENNLLNEPIEIRPVNVNLDTARINDYPLLNGKEFLLRAFFKECTGDAFTGDVREFKGTIAEVLESDYDPLIIATLNAVMRYLGYIEKTEHCTKNEPEICAKKFSEYLVDEYGKNITVGIIGYHPAIIKQMVETFGRDNVMATDLDFNNIGRIKHGIVILHADMNEYLIKNSDVILSTGSTAANGTLFEIINLTKKYNKRVIFYGTTIAGIAKLLNLERFCEMGK, translated from the coding sequence ATGATAGACCTCAAAGGAGAACTTAAAAAGCTTGTAGAAGAAAATAATTTATTAAATGAACCTATTGAGATACGTCCAGTAAATGTGAATTTGGATACAGCAAGAATAAATGACTATCCGCTGTTAAATGGGAAGGAGTTTTTATTGAGAGCATTTTTTAAAGAATGTACTGGAGATGCGTTTACCGGTGATGTAAGAGAATTTAAGGGAACTATTGCAGAAGTATTGGAATCAGATTATGATCCACTTATTATAGCAACACTGAATGCTGTGATGAGATATTTAGGGTATATTGAGAAAACAGAGCACTGTACAAAAAACGAACCTGAAATATGTGCAAAAAAATTTTCTGAATATTTAGTGGATGAATACGGTAAAAATATAACAGTAGGTATAATTGGTTATCATCCTGCAATCATAAAACAGATGGTGGAAACCTTTGGAAGAGATAATGTAATGGCAACAGATTTGGATTTTAACAATATAGGTAGAATAAAACATGGTATTGTTATACTTCACGCAGATATGAATGAGTATTTAATAAAAAATTCAGATGTTATTTTATCAACAGGAAGTACTGCCGCAAATGGAACGCTCTTTGAGATTATTAATCTAACAAAAAAATACAACAAAAGAGTAATATTTTACGGAACAACAATTGCAGGTATAGCCAAATTACTAAATCTTGAAAGATTTTGTGAAATGGGAAAATAA
- a CDS encoding CBS domain-containing protein — translation MKIKSLVEGQEVVKIYPTTTIRHALTVMNEKKIRRIAVVDPGTNRVEGVVTSMDIVDFMGGGSKYNLVKSKHSHNLLAAINEPVKEIMTDDVISIKETAVLGDVIRIFMEKNVGGMPVVDKDHKLISSITERDVIRKFKDKIDESEKVKDYMTEKPVVATPGERLKDVARTMLRNGFRRLPVVSEGELVGMITSTDFIKFLGSDWAFNQMKTGNVREITNIRMQDIMVKDVLTVDSNSSLVNAVEIITNNNIGALPVVENKKLVGILTEKDIVPYFLEMK, via the coding sequence TTGAAAATAAAAAGTTTGGTTGAAGGGCAAGAAGTTGTTAAGATATACCCTACCACCACTATAAGACATGCTTTAACAGTAATGAATGAAAAGAAAATAAGGAGAATTGCAGTTGTAGATCCTGGTACAAATAGGGTTGAAGGCGTAGTTACAAGCATGGATATTGTTGATTTTATGGGAGGGGGTTCAAAATATAATCTTGTAAAGTCAAAACATAGCCATAATCTTCTAGCTGCAATCAATGAACCTGTAAAAGAAATAATGACAGATGATGTAATATCTATAAAAGAAACCGCAGTATTAGGGGATGTAATAAGGATATTTATGGAGAAAAATGTTGGTGGAATGCCGGTTGTTGATAAAGACCATAAATTAATATCTTCCATAACAGAGAGAGATGTAATTAGAAAGTTTAAAGATAAAATAGATGAAAGCGAGAAAGTTAAAGATTATATGACTGAGAAACCTGTTGTGGCAACTCCAGGGGAGAGGTTAAAGGATGTTGCAAGAACTATGCTGAGAAATGGATTTAGAAGATTGCCTGTAGTTTCTGAAGGAGAATTAGTTGGTATGATTACATCTACAGACTTTATAAAGTTCTTAGGTAGTGACTGGGCATTTAACCAAATGAAAACTGGAAATGTGCGAGAAATAACCAACATAAGAATGCAGGATATTATGGTAAAAGATGTTTTAACAGTTGATAGTAACAGTTCTTTGGTGAACGCAGTTGAAATAATCACAAATAACAACATAGGGGCCCTTCCTGTTGTTGAGAATAAAAAACTAGTTGGAATATTGACTGAAAAGGATATTGTACCATACTTCTTAGAAATGAAATAA